Proteins found in one Myxococcaceae bacterium JPH2 genomic segment:
- the aroC gene encoding chorismate synthase — MNTFGSLFRLTTFGESHGPALGAVVDGCPAGVPLLREQLQAALDRRRPGQSTITTARSEPDSVEVLSGVFEDKTLGTPIAALVRNTNQRSGDYDKLKAEDRPGHADAVWRERYKHRDHRGGGRTSGRETLSRVIGGTIAEAYLARDLPSISTVAYVSQVGNLVAQVPPPGLTRALVDAHPTRCPDASVRDEMSRRILVAKEAGDSLGGAIDVRVEGLPVGLGEPVFGKLKALIAQALGSIGAVTGVVWGPPDLLERIGQPGLAFHAVKDAYGGVQGGLANGEPLQVRAFFKPPATLAEHAKGGRHDPCIMPRAVPVLEAMVSLVIADLVLQMNARPHTP; from the coding sequence ATGAACACCTTCGGAAGCCTCTTTCGTCTCACGACCTTCGGCGAGAGCCACGGCCCGGCGCTCGGCGCCGTGGTGGATGGGTGTCCGGCGGGCGTCCCCCTCCTGCGCGAGCAACTCCAGGCCGCGCTGGATCGCCGCCGCCCGGGCCAGTCCACCATCACGACCGCGCGCAGCGAGCCGGACTCGGTGGAGGTCCTCTCCGGCGTCTTCGAGGACAAGACGCTGGGCACGCCCATCGCGGCCCTCGTGCGCAACACCAACCAGCGCTCGGGTGACTACGACAAGCTGAAGGCGGAGGACCGTCCCGGCCACGCGGACGCCGTGTGGCGCGAGCGGTACAAGCACCGGGACCACCGAGGCGGCGGACGCACCAGCGGGCGCGAGACGCTCAGCCGCGTCATTGGCGGAACCATCGCCGAGGCCTACCTGGCGCGCGACCTGCCCTCCATCTCCACCGTGGCGTACGTGTCCCAGGTGGGGAACCTCGTGGCGCAGGTGCCGCCTCCGGGCCTGACTCGCGCGCTCGTGGACGCGCACCCCACGCGCTGCCCGGATGCCTCGGTGCGTGACGAGATGTCCCGCCGCATCCTCGTCGCGAAGGAAGCGGGCGACAGTCTGGGCGGCGCCATCGACGTGCGCGTGGAGGGCCTGCCGGTGGGTCTGGGCGAGCCCGTGTTCGGCAAGCTCAAGGCGCTCATCGCCCAGGCGCTCGGCAGCATCGGCGCGGTGACCGGCGTCGTCTGGGGTCCGCCGGATCTGCTGGAGCGCATCGGACAGCCGGGCCTCGCCTTCCATGCCGTGAAGGATGCGTACGGCGGGGTCCAGGGTGGCCTCGCCAATGGCGAGCCGCTTCAGGTGCGCGCCTTCTTCAAGCCGCCCGCGACCCTCGCGGAGCACGCCAAGGGCGGCCGACACGATCCCTGCATCATGCCGCGCGCGGTGCCTGTCCTGGAGGCGATGGTGTCCCTGGTCATCGCCGATCTCGTCCTGCAGATGAACGCCCGACCCCACACCCCATGA
- a CDS encoding 3-dehydroquinate synthase: protein MSLLPSGAYRPPADRWGSFTRLATRLPEGCVAVVDRTVARLHPDLIPALKAREPRAIIQLVGGERAKSLASLEKVLANGVNLPRSGTLVAVGGGTVGDVATVAAHLLKRGVRLVQVPTTLLAAVDSSLGGKGAVDLTVRGRVVKNPAGVFHYAEEGWLCSDLFATLSAQQIREGSIEAWKMVATLDAGLFKRYVRTPPTLEKLVRDARRLKESVCARDPYELTGLRRVLNFGHTFGHVLESLSSFQLSHGDAVGLGMLMALDVGRHLGATPGMVAAEVEAALQNGPGVLEREHAARLLRRASQRDVVALLNADKKAGAKGELRMVLLTALGATDVRDVAAATWRELWPAWTEGVRP, encoded by the coding sequence ATGAGCCTCCTTCCCTCTGGCGCCTATCGTCCCCCCGCCGACCGGTGGGGCTCCTTCACTCGACTCGCCACGCGACTGCCCGAGGGCTGCGTGGCCGTGGTGGACCGCACCGTGGCGCGGCTGCACCCCGACCTCATCCCCGCGCTGAAAGCCCGCGAGCCCCGAGCCATCATCCAGCTCGTGGGCGGAGAGCGCGCCAAGAGCCTCGCATCCCTGGAGAAGGTGCTGGCCAACGGGGTGAACCTGCCCCGCTCCGGCACGCTCGTGGCGGTGGGCGGTGGCACCGTGGGAGACGTCGCCACGGTGGCCGCGCACCTGCTCAAGCGAGGCGTGCGACTCGTGCAGGTCCCCACCACGCTGCTCGCGGCGGTGGACAGCAGCCTCGGAGGCAAGGGCGCGGTGGACCTCACCGTGCGAGGCCGCGTGGTGAAGAACCCCGCCGGGGTGTTCCACTACGCCGAGGAGGGCTGGCTGTGTTCGGACCTCTTCGCCACCCTCTCCGCGCAGCAGATCCGCGAGGGCTCCATCGAGGCGTGGAAGATGGTCGCCACGCTCGACGCGGGGCTGTTCAAGCGCTACGTGCGCACGCCGCCCACGCTGGAGAAGCTGGTGCGGGACGCCAGGCGCCTCAAGGAGAGCGTCTGCGCGCGTGACCCCTACGAGCTGACGGGCCTGCGCCGCGTGCTCAACTTCGGGCACACCTTCGGCCACGTGCTGGAGAGCCTCTCCAGCTTCCAGCTCTCGCATGGCGACGCGGTGGGGCTCGGCATGTTGATGGCCCTGGACGTGGGCCGACACCTGGGCGCGACGCCGGGGATGGTGGCCGCCGAGGTCGAGGCCGCGCTTCAGAACGGCCCTGGCGTGCTGGAACGAGAGCATGCCGCCCGCCTGCTGCGCCGAGCCTCGCAGCGCGACGTCGTGGCGCTGCTCAACGCCGACAAGAAGGCCGGCGCCAAGGGCGAGCTGCGCATGGTGCTGCTGACGGCCCTGGGCGCCACCGATGTGCGCGACGTGGCCGCGGCCACCTGGCGTGAGCTGTGGCCCGCCTGGACCGAAGGAGTTCGACCATGA